Proteins from a single region of Synechococcus sp. WH 8109:
- a CDS encoding RpoD/SigA family RNA polymerase sigma factor, with product MPSKPRRTGGTRERRSSGTTDLLRLYLQDIGRVDLLTNEEEVTLARLVQRREALLLQQRELAESDAAIGELHRLEELQRREANQHSHWPTKQEWARAAGLPLPDLQQRIELGYQAWAEQAQLEAKDVKLALRNGRRAKDHMIQANLRLVVAVAKKYQQRGMEILDLVQEGTLGLERAVEKFDPTRGFRFSTYAYWWIRQGITRAIATQSRTIRLPVHVTEKLNRIKRVQQEIASNEGRIASIADLARELGISEDTVRQTLARVPRSVSLDTRVGREQDTQLGDLIEDGHATPEQTLTHDELHNDLEDLLDELTSREAAVLRRRFGLEDDTPQTLAQIGEELKLSRERVRQIETRALLKLRQPQRRSKVRDYIQGLDS from the coding sequence TTGCCCAGCAAGCCCCGACGGACCGGGGGGACCCGTGAGCGCCGCAGCAGCGGCACAACGGATCTGCTGCGGCTTTATCTCCAGGACATCGGCCGGGTCGACCTGCTCACCAACGAGGAGGAGGTCACCTTGGCCCGCCTGGTGCAGCGCCGCGAAGCACTGCTTCTCCAGCAACGGGAGCTGGCTGAAAGCGATGCCGCCATCGGTGAACTCCACCGTCTCGAAGAACTGCAACGCCGGGAAGCCAACCAGCACAGCCACTGGCCAACCAAGCAGGAATGGGCCCGGGCGGCAGGACTGCCCTTGCCCGACTTGCAGCAGCGGATTGAACTGGGATATCAGGCCTGGGCTGAGCAAGCCCAGCTTGAGGCCAAAGATGTGAAGCTGGCCCTCCGCAACGGGCGGCGAGCCAAAGACCACATGATTCAGGCCAACCTGCGCCTGGTGGTGGCAGTGGCCAAGAAGTACCAGCAGCGGGGCATGGAAATCCTCGACCTGGTCCAGGAGGGAACGCTCGGGCTGGAACGGGCCGTGGAAAAGTTCGATCCCACCCGTGGTTTCCGCTTCAGCACCTACGCCTACTGGTGGATCCGCCAGGGCATAACCCGGGCCATCGCCACCCAGAGCCGCACGATCCGCTTGCCCGTTCACGTCACCGAAAAACTGAACCGGATCAAACGGGTCCAGCAGGAGATTGCAAGCAACGAAGGACGCATTGCCTCGATCGCGGATCTGGCGCGCGAATTGGGCATCAGTGAAGACACCGTGCGCCAGACCCTGGCCCGGGTGCCCCGCTCAGTGTCTCTGGACACCCGTGTCGGCCGCGAACAGGACACTCAGCTCGGAGATCTGATCGAGGACGGCCATGCCACCCCGGAGCAGACCCTCACTCACGACGAACTCCACAACGATCTGGAGGATCTCCTGGATGAACTGACCAGTCGGGAGGCCGCTGTCCTGCGCCGGCGCTTCGGATTGGAGGACGACACGCCCCAGACCCTTGCCCAGATCGGGGAAGAGCTGAAACTCTCAAGGGAGCGCGTTCGTCAGATCGAAACCCGCGCCCTGCTCAAACTGCGGCAACCCCAACGACGTAGCAAAGTCCGGGACTACATCCAGGGCCTGGATTCCTAA
- a CDS encoding CTP synthase, protein MAKFVFITGGVVSSIGKGIVAASLGRLLKSRGYNVSILKLDPYLNVDPGTMSPFQHGEVFVTEDGAETDLDLGHYERFTDTAMSRLNSVTTGSIYQSVINKERRGDYNGGTVQVIPHITGEIRERIRRVACNSNADVVITEIGGTVGDIESLPFLEAIREFREDVGRNDLAYIHVTLLPFIGTSGELKTKPTQHSVKELRSIGIQPDVLVCRSDRDISDDLKRKIGGFCGVPTRAVIPSLDADSIYAVPLILEQEGLCREVLDVLNLTDHESDMAAWEQLVNKLRNPGPSVKVALVGKYVQLNDAYLSVVEALQHACIAQDASLDLHWVCAEQIEAEGADALLRGMDAVVVPGGFGNRGVDGKIAAIRWAREQRVPFLGLCLGMQTAVIEWARNQAGLTEATSAELNENTPHPVIHLLPEQQDVVDLGGTMRLGVYPCRIAPGTLAQRLYGDEVVYERHRHRYEFNNSYRNLFLESGYVVSGTSPDGRLVELIELKGHPFFTACQYHPEFLSRPGQPHPLFRGLIEAAQQRLPDSPAQALRQQGDIAIP, encoded by the coding sequence ATGGCCAAATTCGTCTTCATCACCGGTGGTGTGGTGTCCAGCATTGGCAAGGGAATCGTGGCGGCGAGCCTCGGCCGGTTGCTGAAGTCGCGGGGCTACAACGTTTCGATTCTCAAGCTGGATCCCTACCTGAATGTGGATCCCGGGACGATGAGCCCGTTCCAGCATGGTGAGGTCTTCGTCACCGAAGACGGCGCCGAAACCGATCTCGACCTGGGCCATTACGAGCGTTTCACCGACACGGCGATGTCACGCCTGAACAGCGTGACCACCGGCTCGATCTACCAATCGGTGATCAACAAGGAGCGCCGCGGCGACTACAACGGCGGGACCGTTCAGGTGATTCCCCACATCACCGGCGAGATCCGCGAGCGCATCCGCCGGGTTGCCTGCAACAGCAATGCCGATGTGGTGATCACGGAAATCGGCGGCACCGTGGGTGATATCGAATCACTGCCCTTCCTCGAAGCCATCCGTGAATTCCGGGAGGACGTGGGTCGCAACGACCTTGCCTACATCCACGTCACCCTGCTGCCCTTCATCGGCACCTCCGGCGAACTCAAAACCAAGCCCACCCAACACTCGGTCAAAGAGCTGCGTTCCATCGGCATCCAGCCGGATGTGCTCGTTTGCCGCAGTGATCGCGACATCAGCGACGATCTCAAGCGGAAAATTGGCGGCTTCTGCGGGGTGCCCACCCGCGCCGTGATTCCCTCCCTGGATGCCGACAGCATCTATGCCGTGCCGCTGATCCTTGAGCAGGAGGGTCTGTGTCGTGAAGTGCTGGACGTGCTGAACCTGACCGACCATGAGAGCGACATGGCGGCATGGGAACAACTGGTCAACAAGCTGCGTAACCCCGGCCCGTCGGTGAAGGTTGCCCTGGTGGGCAAGTACGTGCAGCTGAACGACGCCTATCTCTCCGTCGTCGAAGCGCTGCAGCATGCCTGCATTGCCCAGGATGCCTCCCTCGACCTGCACTGGGTCTGCGCCGAACAGATTGAAGCCGAAGGCGCCGATGCACTCCTACGCGGAATGGACGCCGTCGTCGTGCCCGGTGGCTTCGGCAACCGTGGAGTCGATGGAAAGATTGCAGCGATTCGCTGGGCCCGGGAACAACGGGTGCCCTTCCTTGGGCTCTGTCTTGGGATGCAAACCGCTGTGATCGAGTGGGCTCGCAACCAGGCCGGCCTGACCGAGGCCACCAGTGCTGAATTAAACGAAAACACGCCTCATCCCGTGATTCACCTGCTGCCGGAACAGCAGGACGTGGTCGATCTCGGTGGCACGATGCGCCTGGGGGTCTACCCCTGCAGGATTGCGCCGGGAACCCTCGCCCAAAGGCTTTACGGGGACGAAGTGGTCTACGAACGGCACCGCCACCGCTATGAATTCAACAACTCCTATCGCAATCTGTTCCTGGAATCCGGATATGTGGTGAGCGGCACGTCCCCGGATGGACGCTTGGTGGAGTTGATCGAACTGAAAGGGCATCCGTTCTTCACGGCCTGCCAATACCACCCTGAGTTCCTCTCCCGGCCTGGACAACCCCATCCGTTATTCCGGGGATTGATCGAAGCGGCCCAACAACGCCTTCCCGATTCACCGGCTCAGGCCTTGCGTCAACAGGGGGACATTGCGATCCCATGA
- a CDS encoding 7-carboxy-7-deazaguanine synthase QueE produces MADSQRLPVVETFHSLQGEGRHAGRSAFFIRLAGCTVGCSWCDTKHSWPSQGHAEQPIGALASAAQMAAEAGASFVVITGGEPLHHNLQPLTQALDARCGLPLHLETSGVDPLTGRFDWITLSPKRHRPPRQELLQACHELKVVVHGPEDISFAAAMASQCEDDTERLLQPGWESSIGEELALDHVRKHPQWRLSLQSHKWLGIR; encoded by the coding sequence ATGGCTGACTCCCAGCGTCTCCCGGTGGTGGAGACATTCCATTCCCTACAGGGAGAGGGCCGCCATGCCGGACGCAGTGCATTTTTCATTCGTCTCGCCGGCTGCACCGTGGGCTGTTCCTGGTGCGACACCAAGCACTCATGGCCCAGCCAGGGGCACGCTGAGCAGCCCATCGGTGCCTTGGCTTCAGCCGCCCAGATGGCGGCTGAAGCCGGGGCCAGCTTCGTTGTGATCACCGGAGGAGAACCGTTGCATCACAATCTGCAGCCCCTCACCCAGGCCCTCGATGCGCGATGCGGTCTCCCCCTGCATCTGGAAACCAGCGGGGTGGATCCGCTAACCGGACGCTTCGACTGGATCACCCTCTCGCCAAAACGCCACCGCCCCCCAAGGCAAGAGCTTTTGCAGGCCTGCCATGAGCTGAAAGTTGTGGTGCATGGCCCGGAAGACATCAGCTTTGCTGCAGCCATGGCGTCTCAGTGCGAGGACGACACAGAGCGGCTGCTTCAGCCGGGCTGGGAGAGCAGCATCGGAGAAGAGCTGGCTTTGGATCATGTGCGTAAACACCCCCAATGGCGCCTCAGCCTGCAAAGCCACAAATGGCTAGGCATCCGCTGA
- a CDS encoding NAD(P)-dependent oxidoreductase yields the protein MTSVAVLGTGLLGTAIATRLLEQGLNVHVWNRDPSRIVSLVGKGATAIDDLGQAAKSDSVLITVLRDGAATASVIGAVGALPGSTVIPMGTMGVEESRKLATQVANQGGQYLEAPVLGSKPQALNGSLLVMAGGEAEVFEEQRPLLSHLCQEPQLVGPVGCGAATKLALNQLIASLTHSFSLSLQLIQRAGVPVETFMTILRPSALYAPTFDKKLQRMLDHSYADPNFSTALLRKDLRLFLEEATTAGLQDQGLSGLLSLLEQAKGTELDEQDYCALHELTVLR from the coding sequence ATGACCTCAGTGGCCGTTCTGGGCACAGGCCTCCTCGGAACGGCGATCGCAACGCGATTGCTGGAGCAGGGTCTCAACGTCCACGTCTGGAACCGCGACCCCTCCCGCATCGTCTCGCTTGTGGGAAAGGGTGCAACAGCGATCGACGATCTAGGGCAAGCCGCGAAAAGCGACAGCGTCTTGATCACCGTCTTGCGTGACGGGGCTGCCACTGCATCCGTGATCGGCGCGGTTGGAGCGTTGCCAGGCTCAACGGTGATCCCGATGGGGACCATGGGCGTGGAGGAAAGCCGCAAGCTCGCCACGCAGGTTGCGAACCAGGGAGGGCAGTACCTGGAAGCCCCGGTGCTGGGCAGCAAACCGCAAGCACTGAACGGATCTCTGCTGGTGATGGCAGGCGGCGAAGCAGAGGTCTTCGAAGAACAACGGCCACTCCTCTCTCATCTCTGCCAAGAGCCCCAACTCGTGGGCCCCGTTGGCTGCGGCGCTGCCACCAAGCTGGCCCTCAATCAGTTGATCGCCAGCCTCACCCACAGCTTCTCCCTCTCCCTGCAACTGATTCAGCGGGCCGGCGTTCCTGTGGAAACGTTCATGACCATCCTGCGGCCGTCAGCGCTCTACGCCCCCACCTTCGACAAGAAGCTGCAACGGATGCTGGATCACAGCTACGCCGATCCCAACTTCAGCACCGCCCTGCTGCGCAAAGACCTGCGCCTGTTCCTGGAGGAGGCGACAACGGCTGGCCTCCAAGATCAGGGGCTGAGCGGTTTGCTTTCCCTGCTTGAACAAGCCAAGGGCACCGAGCTGGATGAGCAGGACTACTGCGCCCTGCATGAACTCACGGTTCTGAGATGA
- the queC gene encoding 7-cyano-7-deazaguanine synthase QueC has protein sequence MSQRTAIALLSGGLDSATAAALALEQGDRVIGLSFDYGQRHRRELDAAAAIAEQLGLAEHHCISVNLASWGGSALTDASISIPTHGVEEGSIPPTYVPGRNTVFISVGLSLAEARGAERLVLGVNAVDYSGYPDCRPDYLNAFQTLADLASKAGREDHGAQLWAPLVQWSKVRIVEEALRLGVPIETTWSCYSGGTHPCGVCDSCRIRDAALREAGRPDLCSSTAA, from the coding sequence ATGAGTCAACGCACTGCCATCGCGCTTCTATCGGGAGGCTTGGATTCCGCCACCGCTGCGGCCCTTGCCCTGGAGCAAGGCGACCGCGTCATCGGCCTGTCCTTTGACTACGGCCAGCGCCATCGCCGCGAATTGGACGCCGCTGCTGCCATTGCTGAGCAGCTTGGCCTGGCAGAGCATCACTGCATCAGCGTGAACCTGGCCAGTTGGGGGGGCTCAGCCCTCACCGACGCCAGCATCTCGATCCCCACCCATGGCGTTGAGGAGGGCAGCATTCCGCCCACCTATGTACCCGGGCGCAACACCGTGTTCATCTCCGTGGGCCTCAGTCTGGCGGAGGCTCGCGGAGCCGAAAGGTTGGTGCTGGGGGTGAATGCTGTCGACTACTCGGGTTATCCCGACTGCCGGCCCGACTACCTCAACGCCTTTCAGACCCTGGCCGACCTTGCCAGCAAAGCCGGTCGGGAGGACCATGGCGCACAACTCTGGGCACCTCTTGTGCAGTGGAGCAAGGTACGCATAGTTGAGGAAGCCCTTCGCCTGGGTGTTCCGATCGAAACAACCTGGAGTTGCTACAGCGGCGGCACGCACCCCTGCGGCGTCTGCGACAGCTGCCGCATTCGTGATGCAGCGCTCCGCGAGGCCGGCCGGCCTGACCTCTGCAGTTCCACAGCGGCATGA
- a CDS encoding anthranilate synthase component I family protein, producing the protein MIRPQRLELPWQEPQALAHQLAHAYGEEGLVWLDGDSSNLGRWATLAVAPQEIVCCRGLPGESGASNPFEALRGLAPGHWCGWLSYEAAAWVEPGNPWDSDGMATLWIARHDPVLRFDLQKRRLWIEASSTAALERLTQQLASSPEQPKGKPPSIPLKAWHHHTSADQYAAGVERIRELIAAGDLFQANLTACCSTAWPKGGSALELFLTLREACPAPFAGLIVSDQNEALLSSSPERFLQVSAEGAVQTRPIKGTRPRNGDPEQDAHLAAELVCSDKDRAENVMIVDLLRNDLGRACQPGSIQVPQLVGLESYSSVHHLTSVVEGQLQAGLSWVDLLEASWPGGSISGAPKLRACQRLNELEPTSRGPYCGSLLRIDWDGSLDSNILIRSLLRQGDTLRAHAGCGIVADSDPFGEAEELMWKLQPLLEALT; encoded by the coding sequence ATGATCCGCCCACAACGGCTTGAACTGCCCTGGCAGGAGCCCCAAGCGCTCGCGCACCAACTGGCCCATGCCTACGGCGAGGAAGGCCTTGTCTGGCTGGATGGCGACAGCAGCAACCTGGGCCGATGGGCCACCCTGGCGGTGGCGCCCCAGGAGATCGTCTGCTGCCGTGGCCTCCCTGGAGAGTCAGGAGCCAGCAATCCCTTCGAAGCACTACGGGGGCTTGCCCCAGGTCATTGGTGCGGCTGGCTGAGCTATGAAGCCGCCGCCTGGGTAGAACCCGGGAACCCCTGGGACAGCGATGGCATGGCCACGCTTTGGATCGCCCGCCACGATCCGGTGCTTCGCTTTGATCTCCAAAAGCGCAGGCTGTGGATCGAAGCCAGCAGCACGGCTGCTTTGGAACGCCTCACCCAACAGCTGGCCTCCAGCCCTGAGCAGCCCAAAGGCAAGCCCCCATCAATCCCCCTGAAGGCCTGGCATCACCACACCTCAGCAGATCAGTACGCCGCAGGTGTGGAACGCATCCGTGAGCTGATCGCAGCAGGCGATCTCTTCCAAGCCAATCTCACGGCCTGTTGCAGCACAGCCTGGCCCAAGGGAGGCAGTGCGCTAGAGCTGTTCCTCACCCTGAGGGAGGCCTGTCCTGCCCCCTTTGCAGGACTTATCGTCAGCGACCAGAACGAGGCGTTGCTGTCATCGTCCCCGGAGCGGTTTCTGCAGGTGAGTGCCGAGGGAGCCGTACAAACCCGGCCGATCAAAGGCACCAGGCCGCGCAATGGCGACCCCGAACAGGATGCACACCTCGCCGCGGAGCTTGTGTGCAGCGACAAGGACCGGGCCGAAAATGTGATGATCGTCGATCTGCTGCGCAACGACCTCGGTCGTGCCTGCCAGCCGGGTTCGATTCAGGTTCCCCAACTGGTGGGGCTCGAAAGTTATTCCTCCGTGCATCACCTCACCTCGGTCGTGGAGGGACAGCTTCAGGCAGGATTGAGCTGGGTCGATCTGCTGGAAGCCAGTTGGCCTGGGGGGTCGATCAGCGGGGCGCCGAAACTGCGGGCCTGCCAACGTCTGAATGAGCTCGAGCCCACCAGCCGAGGGCCTTACTGCGGATCACTGCTGCGGATCGACTGGGATGGCAGCCTCGACAGCAACATCTTGATCCGATCCTTACTGCGCCAAGGCGACACCCTGCGGGCCCATGCCGGCTGCGGAATTGTCGCCGACTCGGATCCCTTTGGCGAAGCAGAGGAGTTGATGTGGAAACTCCAGCCCTTGCTGGAGGCACTGACATGA
- a CDS encoding aminotransferase class IV, producing the protein MTSAIAWIDGQWGTAANMQLPLDDRALLLADGLFETVLIRNGAPQLLEEHLQRWSDSAVLLGMDRPPQRDALEPLIEDAIQRSQLSEADGALRLNWSRGSTPQRGIGLPAPGQHRFWLTLQACTPTFSAVTTITSRHERRNASSRFSRCKTFAYGQSIQARREAQDQGADDALLLNTAGALCCGTAANLLVLRRGELLTPPLSSGCLPGVMRGRAVARGIALETELAATFDADDQAVLINSLSCRPIASHNGQPMAATTAAVELWQSLLD; encoded by the coding sequence ATGACCTCCGCCATCGCCTGGATCGACGGCCAGTGGGGAACAGCAGCAAACATGCAGCTTCCCCTCGACGACCGCGCCCTGCTCCTGGCCGATGGCCTCTTTGAAACCGTGCTGATCCGCAACGGTGCGCCGCAACTCCTGGAGGAGCACCTGCAGCGCTGGAGCGACAGTGCAGTTCTACTGGGCATGGACCGGCCACCGCAGCGAGACGCACTAGAGCCTCTGATTGAAGACGCAATTCAACGCAGCCAGCTGAGCGAAGCCGATGGAGCCCTGCGCCTCAACTGGAGCCGGGGCAGCACACCTCAGCGCGGAATCGGACTGCCGGCCCCAGGTCAGCACCGCTTTTGGCTCACGCTCCAAGCCTGCACACCAACATTTTCAGCCGTCACCACCATCACCAGTCGCCATGAGCGCCGCAATGCCTCCAGCCGCTTCAGCCGTTGCAAGACCTTTGCCTACGGGCAATCGATCCAGGCCCGCAGGGAAGCCCAGGACCAAGGGGCCGACGATGCACTGCTCTTGAACACGGCTGGAGCCCTGTGCTGCGGAACGGCGGCCAATCTGCTGGTCCTGCGTCGCGGTGAGTTGCTGACACCGCCCCTCAGCAGCGGCTGCCTCCCAGGGGTGATGCGGGGCCGTGCAGTCGCCCGAGGCATCGCCCTGGAAACCGAGCTAGCGGCCACGTTCGATGCCGACGATCAGGCCGTTCTGATCAACAGCCTCAGCTGTCGACCTATTGCATCCCACAACGGTCAGCCCATGGCGGCCACCACTGCTGCAGTGGAGCTATGGCAATCCTTGCTGGATTGA
- a CDS encoding HAD-IIB family hydrolase, with protein MTASVEPAWWVVTDLDGTLLDHSYDWSPAKDLIRQLQQHRIPVIPCTSKTAEEVRGFRAEAGLHDPYIVENGGAVHGETPEGEPWELPLGPDWTALKPQLQRLQGELGEPLRPLDELSEAEGQRLLGLGGEALRQAQRRCCSVPFVPPSAEGRCRLEALVQRMGLTVVQGNRMGHLLGPDISKGKALATLKLHLGAEQVNVLALGDSPNDLPLLEVADIAVVVPGPDGPHPELRSGIDAGRFQLAAAPHANGWDEAVRRILRI; from the coding sequence ATGACCGCGAGTGTTGAGCCGGCGTGGTGGGTGGTGACTGATCTCGACGGCACGTTGCTGGATCACAGCTACGACTGGTCGCCGGCCAAGGATCTGATCCGTCAGTTGCAACAGCACCGGATTCCGGTGATTCCCTGCACCAGCAAAACGGCCGAGGAAGTGCGCGGCTTTCGCGCTGAGGCGGGGCTTCATGACCCGTACATCGTTGAAAACGGTGGCGCCGTGCACGGGGAAACACCGGAGGGGGAACCCTGGGAGCTGCCGTTGGGTCCGGATTGGACGGCGCTGAAACCTCAGTTGCAGCGTCTTCAGGGCGAGTTGGGTGAGCCCCTGCGTCCGTTGGATGAACTCAGTGAGGCGGAAGGGCAGCGGTTGTTGGGGCTTGGCGGTGAAGCTTTGCGTCAGGCACAGAGGCGGTGCTGCAGCGTGCCTTTTGTTCCGCCCTCGGCGGAGGGGCGTTGCCGGCTTGAGGCCCTGGTCCAGCGGATGGGCCTGACGGTGGTGCAGGGCAACCGTATGGGTCACCTGCTGGGCCCAGACATCAGCAAAGGCAAGGCTTTGGCCACCCTGAAGCTACATCTGGGTGCTGAGCAGGTGAATGTTTTGGCCTTGGGGGATTCCCCCAACGATCTGCCGTTGCTCGAGGTGGCTGACATCGCTGTCGTGGTTCCCGGGCCCGATGGCCCCCATCCCGAGTTGCGCTCTGGGATCGATGCCGGGCGTTTCCAGCTGGCGGCAGCTCCCCATGCCAACGGTTGGGACGAGGCTGTGCGCCGGATTCTTCGGATCTAG
- a CDS encoding alpha-amylase family glycosyl hydrolase → MQPPRDETLRTLLGDIYPNDSSGDGKELSSQLLQILSQSSGDGDMAEHIDRWDGRDVVLITYADTIGEEGVPGLQALKTFVNRHLQPFAAVIHVLPFLQSTSDGGFAVASHTKLEQRFGDWSDLAALAEGRWLMADLVLNHVSASHPWVQQFMRDERPGRSCVLEAAPDPCWADVVRPRSSNLFTQLRGPVGARQVWTTFGPDQVDLNWRSAEVLLGFARLMQRMARHGVRWIRLDAVGFVWKEPHTSCIHLPQAHQLVRVLRLLLDQVGPDCVVVTETNVPEQENLSYLRSGDEAHLAYNFPLPPLLLEASVSGRADLLNAWLSRWPDLPPQTGLLNFTACHDGIGLRPLEGLMPQKRLLQLLIGCEQRGGLVSHRMLSSGDEVPYEINISWWSAMADGGIDPTYLQRERFLLTQLLILALPGVPAFYLPALLAAPNDLTRFRRTGHRRDLNRPQFTAQALERRLADPDSDVSALLPVLRRALAERAVHSALHPDAPMTVLSADRSDCVILRRSRGGETLVAVHNITAARLSFRLSGLGGDLNKPWADSLSGHVFEPHQSHSLEPYAVHWLVQP, encoded by the coding sequence ATGCAGCCCCCGCGCGACGAGACGCTGCGGACCCTGCTTGGCGATATCTACCCGAATGATTCTTCCGGGGATGGCAAGGAGTTGTCGTCGCAATTGCTGCAGATCTTGAGCCAATCGTCAGGAGATGGCGATATGGCAGAACACATCGATCGCTGGGACGGTCGTGATGTGGTCTTGATCACCTACGCCGACACCATTGGTGAGGAGGGTGTTCCTGGGCTTCAGGCGTTGAAGACGTTTGTGAATCGCCATCTGCAGCCCTTCGCAGCGGTGATTCATGTGCTGCCGTTTCTGCAATCCACCAGTGATGGTGGTTTTGCGGTGGCTAGCCACACAAAGCTTGAGCAGCGTTTCGGCGATTGGAGCGACCTCGCTGCCCTGGCCGAGGGCCGATGGTTGATGGCGGATCTCGTTCTCAATCACGTGTCGGCCTCTCACCCCTGGGTGCAGCAGTTCATGCGCGATGAGCGGCCCGGCCGCTCCTGTGTGCTGGAGGCAGCCCCTGATCCCTGCTGGGCGGATGTTGTTCGTCCGCGCAGTTCCAATCTGTTCACGCAATTGAGGGGCCCCGTTGGCGCGCGTCAGGTCTGGACCACCTTTGGCCCCGATCAAGTTGATCTCAACTGGCGCAGTGCGGAGGTGCTGCTGGGCTTTGCCCGGCTGATGCAGCGCATGGCCCGGCATGGGGTGCGTTGGATCCGTCTGGATGCCGTGGGTTTTGTCTGGAAAGAACCCCACACCTCATGCATTCATCTCCCGCAGGCCCATCAATTGGTTCGGGTGCTGCGTTTGCTGCTCGATCAGGTGGGACCCGATTGCGTTGTGGTCACCGAGACCAACGTTCCTGAGCAAGAAAACCTCTCCTATCTGAGAAGCGGTGATGAAGCGCATCTCGCTTACAACTTTCCCCTGCCGCCCTTGCTGTTGGAAGCCAGCGTCAGTGGTCGGGCTGATCTACTCAATGCCTGGCTGAGTCGTTGGCCCGACTTGCCACCGCAAACGGGGTTGCTCAATTTCACCGCCTGTCATGACGGCATCGGTTTACGGCCGTTGGAGGGCCTGATGCCCCAGAAGCGCTTGCTGCAGCTGTTGATCGGTTGTGAGCAACGGGGTGGACTGGTCAGCCACAGGATGTTGAGTTCCGGCGACGAAGTTCCTTACGAAATCAACATCAGTTGGTGGAGTGCCATGGCAGATGGGGGGATTGATCCCACGTATCTCCAACGGGAGCGGTTCCTGCTCACCCAACTGTTGATCCTGGCCTTGCCAGGGGTCCCCGCCTTCTATCTGCCGGCGTTGTTGGCGGCTCCCAATGATCTGACTCGCTTTCGTCGCACGGGCCATCGTCGGGATCTGAATCGGCCCCAGTTCACGGCCCAGGCCCTGGAGCGCCGCCTGGCGGATCCCGATTCAGATGTCTCCGCGCTGCTGCCAGTGTTGCGGCGGGCTCTGGCCGAACGGGCTGTTCACTCGGCCTTGCACCCGGATGCCCCGATGACGGTGTTGAGCGCGGACCGGAGCGATTGCGTCATCCTGCGGCGCTCTCGCGGGGGGGAAACGCTGGTGGCTGTCCACAACATCACGGCAGCCCGCCTCAGCTTTCGCCTTAGTGGACTGGGCGGTGATCTGAACAAGCCCTGGGCCGATTCTCTGAGCGGTCATGTGTTCGAACCACATCAGTCCCATTCGCTAGAGCCTTATGCGGTGCATTGGTTGGTTCAGCCATGA